A genomic window from Chanodichthys erythropterus isolate Z2021 chromosome 1, ASM2448905v1, whole genome shotgun sequence includes:
- the asah1a gene encoding N-acylsphingosine amidohydrolase (acid ceramidase) 1a translates to MKSTSVHDFFIISLFLFSQFVRGLEDCRSGMYPPKGPTFKGNVTWYTVNLDLPPSERWTQVIKDKNSELITMVQTIKDMAKGFFHGKLIDLVDEELPLIVDTLPHPFNEEMKGIAAVSGIPLGEITLFNIFYEVFTVCTSLVAEDLNGNIYHARNLDFGLFMGWDRQNKTWTLTEKLKPLVVNVNFQRNNKTVFKSTNFAGYVGMLTGIRPGELTLTMNERFNFDGGYVGILEWIFGQRDGMWMGFLTRKVLENATSYEDAKAQLSLTKLLAPAYFILGGNRTGQGCVITRTRINTLDIWELDKNLGRWYVLETNYDHWEKPMILDDRRTPAMKCMNQTTQANISLSSIYDVLSTKPVLNKLTTYTSLMEVSTGTLESYIRDCPNPCTPW, encoded by the exons ATGAAGTCAACATCAGTTCACGacttttttattatatctttatttcttttctcaCAGTTTGTTCGAGGG CTGGAGGATTGCAGAAGTGGGATGTATCCACCTAAAGGACCAAC GTTTAAAGGTAATGTGACCTGGTACACTGTAAATCTTGATTTACCCCCGAGTGAGAGATGGACGCAAGTGATCAAAGATAAAAACTCAGAG TTGATCACAATGGTACAGACAATAAAAGACATGGCCAAGGGATTTTTCCATGGAAAACTTATTGATTTAGTGGACGAGGAGCTG CCATTGATTGTGGACACACTTCCACACCCTTTCAATGAAGAAATGAAGGGAATAGCAGCAGTTTCTGGCATTCCTCTGG GTGAGATTACGCTGTTCAATATATTTTATGAGGTTTTCACTGTTTGCACATCACTTGTTGCAGAAGATTTGAATG gaAATATTTATCATGCCAGGAATTTGGACTTTGGACTGTTTATGGG GTGGGATCGACAGAATAAAACATGGACTTTAACAGAGAAGCTTAAACCTCTTGTGGTGAATGTCAATTTCCAAAGGAATAACAAAACTGTGTTTAAATCAACAAACTTTGCTGGATATGTTGGCATGCTCACTGGAATTAGACCT GGTGAACTGACCCTAACAATGAATGAGCGTTTCAACTTTGATGGGGGTTACGTAG GGATTCTGGAATGGATTTTTGGCCAGAGAGATGGAATGTGGATGGGATTTCTTACTCGCAAAGTCCTGGAAAATGctacaag TTACGAGGATGCCAAAGCCCAGCTCTCTCTGACGAAACTGCTTGCACCAGCTTACTTCATCTTGGGTGGTAACCGAACGGGTCAGGGATGTGTGATAACCAGGACTAGAATAAACACGTTGGACATctggga ACTTGATAAGAATCTTGGGAGATGGTACGTCCTGGAAACGAACTATGATCACTGGGAAAAGCCTATGATCTTAGATGACCGCAGAACACCAGCAATGAAGTGCATGAATCAAACCACACAAGCG AATATTTCTCTGTCATCAATATATGATGTTCTGTCAACAAAACCAGTTCTTAATAAG TTGACAACCTACACCTCATTGATGGAAGTATCAACTGGAACTCTGGAGTCTTATATCAGAGACTGTCCAAATCCATGCACGCCATGGTGA
- the fgl1 gene encoding fibrinogen-like protein 1 has translation MSISMMSVLFIIWMLCTLDLSDSAPDKCQDEIERLKVELKSLEVRHTKQQQLIQRLMNLNQMDERSQKEDSFYDMGDEQYMDCAQIFKNGSTRSGFYMIKPLLSPTKIKVYCDMTEGGGWTVFQRRSDGSQSFDRDWNDYKTGFGDMKSSNGEFWLGNDNLHYLTSQDDYTLRINLEDFEGSHRFAVYRKFKVDDEQNQYQLQFGVYTGNAGDALSGSYHPEVQWWASHQGMKFSTRDKDNDRYDRSCAQEDKGGWWFNRCHSANLNGLYHRGAYSALTDDGIVWYPWHGWWYSLKSVQMKIRPSIFEPNDV, from the exons ATGAGTATATCTATGATGTCAGTTTTGTTCATCATTTGGATGCTTTGTACTCTGGATTTGTCAGACTCT GCACCTGACAAATGCCAAGATGAGATAGAGCGTCTTAAGGTGGAGCTGAAGAGTTTGGAAGTTCGCCATACAAAGCAACAGCAACTTATTCAACGATTAATGAATCTCAACCAGATGGATGAACGTTCCCAAAAAGAGGACTCATTTTATGACATGGGAGACGAACAGTACATGG ACTGTGCTCAGATCTTCAAAAATGGGAGCACGAGGAGTGGATTTTACATGATTAAACCACTGCTTAGCCCAACCAAAATCAAAGTGTACTGCGATATGACAGAGGGGGGTGGATGGACAGTCTTTCAGAGACGCTCAGATGGCAGCCAGTCGTTTGACCG agactGGAATGATTACAAAACAGGATTTGGTGACATGAAGTCCTCTAATGGGGAGTTTTGGTTAGGGAATGATAATCTGCATTATTTGACATCTCAAG ACGATTACACTCTGAGAATCAATCTGGAAGACTTTGAGGGCAGCCACCGTTTTGCAGTGTACAGAAAATTCAAAGTGGATGATGAACAG AACCAATACCAGCTCCAGTTTGGTGTATACACAGGAAACGCAGGGGACGCTCTCTCTGGCAGTTATCATCCTGAGGTTCAGTGGTGGGCCAGCCACCAAGGAATGAAGTTTAGCACACGAGACAAGGATAATGACCGCTACGACCGCAGTTGTGCTCAGGAGGACAAGGGTGGCTGGTGGTTTAACAG ATGTCACTCTGCCAATCTGAATGGACTGTACCACCGAGGAGCTTACAGCGCCCTCACTGATGATGGAATAGTGTGGTACCCATGGCATGGCTGGTGGTACTCCCTCAAATCTGTGCAGATGAAGATCAGACCATCCATTTTTGAGCCTAATGATGTTTAA